One Gymnogyps californianus isolate 813 chromosome 11, ASM1813914v2, whole genome shotgun sequence genomic window carries:
- the LOC127020704 gene encoding olfactory receptor 10A7-like: MGPVEEMKPGNQTVTTHFLLLGFAFHGKMQLLFFSLISIMCLAILIGNSLIVVITTIDPVLHTPMYYLLKNLALTEICYSLSIVPKMLAILVAERKMISFTACALQLNCIILFVTCECFLLGAMAYDRQAAICHPLHYATMMNRDRCFKMAIGSWLSGVPVALGFTSWLFTLPFCWRNTVDHFFCDVSPVLKLVCADTALFELLIFIAIVIIVMVPFSLIAVSYLRIIHAVLQIPSAVGQRRAFSTCAAHLVVVTLFYSTTGIIHLRPKSSLSSNVKKMVSLSYTVVTPMLNPIIYSLRNQEVKQSLRRCVDKCLLRKPMAVFSPSR; the protein is encoded by the coding sequence aTGGGACCTGTTGAGGAAATGAAGCCAGGAAACCAAACCGTCACTACTCACTTCTTACTTTTGGGGTTTGCCTTCCACGGCAAGATGCAGCTCCTATTTTTCTCACTGATTTCCATCATGTGCCTGGCCATCTTGATAGGGAACTCTCTAATTGTTGTGATCACAACCATTGACCCTGTCCTACACACACCCATGTACTACTTGCTGAAGAATCTTGCCTTGACAGAGATCTGCTACAGCCTGAGCATTGTCCCCAAGATGCTGGCGATTCTGGTGGCGGAGAGAAAAATGATTTCCTTCACAGCTTGCGCCTTGCAGCTCAACTGCATTATTCTTTTTGTCACCTGTGAGTGTTTCCTCTTAGGTGCAATGGCTTACGACCGGCAAGCGGCAATATGCCATCCCTTGCATTATGCCACCATGATGAACAGGGATCGCTGCTTCAAGATGGCAATTGGGTCTTGGCTGTCTGGTGTCCCTGTGGCTCTGGGCTTCACCTCATGGTTATTTACCCTGCCCTTCTGTTGGAGAAACACAGTCGATCATTTCTTTTGTGATGTTTCTCCTGTGTTGAAGCTGGTGTGTGCAGACACAGCCTTGTTTGAACTACTGATTTTTATCGCTATTGTCATAATAGTGATGGTTCCTTTTTCTCTGATAGCCGTCTCTTACCTTCGCATTATCCATGCTGTTCTTCAGATACCCTCGGCTGTGGGCCAGAGGCGAGCCTTTTCCACCTGTGCAGCTCACCTGGTGGTAGTGACTCTTTTCTACAGCACAACTGGCATCATTCACCTGCGACCCAAGTCCAGCCTCTCATCCAACGTGAAGAAAATGGTTTCCCTGTCTTACACAGTTGTCACCCCCATGCTCAACCCCATCATCTACAGCTTGAGGAATCAGGAAGTCAAGCAAAGCCTGAGGAGATGCGTTGACAAGTGCTTACTTAGGAAGCCGAtggctgttttttctccatccaGGTGA